A single region of the Lycium barbarum isolate Lr01 chromosome 2, ASM1917538v2, whole genome shotgun sequence genome encodes:
- the LOC132625927 gene encoding calcineurin B-like protein 1 gives MRRNSVYVTFVIAGALLGERAVDYVVHKLWEHNNVGTFLEADSNQDGKIDKSEWHNFVGRNPSLLKIMTLSYLRSMKL, from the exons ATGCGCCGCAACTCGGTCTATGTCACCTTCGTTATCGCTGGCGCTTTACTTGGTGAACGG GCAGTGGATTATGTGGTTCATAAGCTCTGGGAGCACAATAATGTTGGG ACATTTTTGGAAGCAGACTCAAATCAGGACGGAAAGATTGACAAATCTGAATGGCACAATTTTGTGGGCCGAAATCCTTCATTATTAAAGATAATGACTCTTTCGTATCTAAG GAGTATGAAGCTATGA
- the LOC132624669 gene encoding uncharacterized protein LOC132624669 — protein sequence MDLEQFQAMNGCSIKAIYLNLLGTFQKVPWRKLFCNNYGAEKWIFIVRLAALERLYTKNRLVGWGMGISLGCVLCISGCESLPHLFFECPFSAELWHSLLRWLGITRKVLPWREELAWINSNVKGKGAAVIIFRMATACCIYHLWQEKNWWIFQHKSKSVQAICRIIVQEIFFRGQKLSKVASKLQALNFYPM from the coding sequence ATGGATCTTGAACAATTCCAAGCGATGAATGGATGCTCTATAAAGGcaatttacttaaatttgctTGGCACATTCCAAAAAGTTCCCTGGAGGAAGTTGTTTTGTAATAACTATGGGGCTGAAAAATGGATATTCATAGTAAGGCTAGCTGCTCTTGAAAGGTTGTATACTAAAAATAGGCTAGTTGGCTGGGGTATGGGTATTAGTTTGGGTTGTGTTTTATGCATTAGTGGTTGTGAATCTCTCCCACACTTGTTCTTTGAGTGTCCCTTCTCGGCTGAATTGTGGCATAGCTTGTTAAGGTGGCTAGGGATAACCAGAAAAGTCCTACCATGGAGAGAGGAGTTGGCATGGATCAATAGCAACGTTAAAGGCAAAGGAGCAGCTGTGATTATATTCCGAATGGCTACGGCATGTTGTATCTATCATTTATGGCAAGAAAAGAATTGGTGGATATTTCAACACAAGAGTAAGAGTGTCCAGGCCATATGCAGAATCATTGTCCAAGAGATATTCTTTAGAGGTCAAAAATTGTCCAAAGTAGCATCTAAGTTGCAGGCCCTCAATTTTTATCCAATGTAA
- the LOC132624680 gene encoding uncharacterized protein LOC132624680 has translation MAIKDLSSESAPGLDCYNGYFYQKCWKIIKRGVTNFVQSFFAGKQLTRFYSHSCLMLIPKVEAPTSFSQMRPISLSNFSNKILSKIVASRLNPYLPRLISDNQNGFINGRLITENVILAQEIVHNISKNKKKENMIIKLDMEKAYDRVSWVFLYAVLKKIGFNGNFIDIIKRLVEDAWYSVLINGDRKGFFHSSRGLKQGDPLSPFLFVISAKILSKMLNNLFDNRKYTGFTMAKEGPQINHLAYADDVVIFTSWKKKSLRRVMREEKDLLFYIYDHKDYAESWSMARESPLIWRESSHNPTNTAIPNNAPTRCYIPPPPIDVLNQIEKYLQDFYWGQREGKKKHHWAAWDFLCYPKDEGGVGFKSLFDIQTSFEIKRWWRIRTQDNLWTKFMNAKYCKRVNLVARKWTSGQSQSWKELMRITIVVEPHMLWKINRGESLFWWDNWTRIGPLSLYVNRNRAMGNSRVNEFIIDNRWNNERLQDVVPPNLQQYINQIHIFDRNIPDKCYWILAQDGVFSCATARDAISPKKAKNDTLNTIWHKKRCSARFSKIKTSFSKVIYEIVFNLKVALRKVFNFVPLEANWRDLCILIDGYKPKLKFIHVCWLKPLSMAFKLNTDGISMSKDNKAGAGGILRDHQGSMVMAFTVSMIFCSNNMAETQTSNFGLKWCQQNNVSNLILEIDSKLVVDMINGTCKPTWKIQYWITEIQEKVKALKAIVTHCYRVIQLYLRFFGKVWCH, from the exons ATGGCTATTAAGGACTTGAGCTCTGAAAGTGCCCCCGGGCTTGATTGTTATAATGGCTATTTCTATCAGAAATGTTGGAAAATTATTAAAAGAGGTGTTACTAATTTTGTTCAATCTTTCTTTGCAGGGAAACAGTTGACTAGATTTTACTCTCACTCTTGCCTCATGCTTATCCCAAAAGTAGAGGCACCTACTAGTTTCTCGCAAATGAGACCTATCAGTCTTAGTAATTTCTCAAACAAGATTCTTTCTAAGATTGTTGCTTCCAGGCTTAATCCTTACCTCCCTAGACTTATCTCGGATAACCAAAATGGTTTTATTAATGGTCGGCTAATTACTGAGAATGTTATCCTTGCTCAGGAAATTGTGCACAACAttagtaaaaacaaaaaaaaggagaaTATGATCATTAAGTTAGATATGGAAAAGGCTTATGATAGAGTTTCATGGGTTTTCTTGTATGCGGTCTTAAAGAAGATAGGCTTTAACGGGAACTTCATTGATATCATCAAAAGACTGGTAGAGGATGCTTGGTATTCTGTTTTGATTAATGGGGATAGGAAAGGTTTTTTTCACTCATCTAGGGGACTCAAACAGGGGGATCCCCTATCACCCTTTCTCTTTGTAATTTCTGCTAAAATATTATCCAAGATGCTTAATAACCTTTTTGATAACAGAAAATATACAGGATTCACCATGGCAAAGGAAGGACCACAGATAAATCATCTTGCTTACGCAGATGATGTGGTCATTTTCACCTCATGGAAGAAGAAATCTTTGAGAAGGGTCATGAG GGAGGAAAAAGATCTGCTATTTTACATATATGACCACAAAGATTATGCAGAAAGCTGGAGCATGGCAAGGGAATCTCCTCTCATATGGAGGGAAAGCAGTCATAATCCAACAAATACTGCAATCCCAAACAATGCACCTACTCGCTGctatatcccccccccccccatagaTGTCCTGAATCAAATTGAGAAATACCTACAAGATTTCTATTGGGGACAGAGAGAAGGCAAGAAGAAGCATCACTGGGCAGCATGGGACTTCCTTTGCTATCCAAAAGATGAAGGTGGTGTCGGTTTCAAAAGCCTATTTGATATTCAGACCTCATTTGAAATAAAGAGATGGTGGAGAATTAGAACTCAGGATAACCTCTGGACTAAGTTCATGAATGCCAAATATTGCAAAAGAGTCAACCTTGTGGCAAGAAAGTGGACTTCAGGGCAGTCTCAAAGCTGGAAGGAACTTATGAGGATCACGATAGTTGTTGAACCTCACATGTTATGGAAGATCAACAGGGGAGAAAGTTTATTCTGGTGGGATAACTGGACCAGAATTGGTCCTTTATCCCTTTATGTCAATAGAAACAGGGCAATGGGAAACTCTCGAGTCAACGAATTTATTATAGATAACAGGTGGAACAATGAGAGGTTACAGGATGTGGTGCCTCCCAACTTACAACAGTATATCAATCAAATTCATATCTTTGATAGAAACATTCCTGACAAATGCTACTGGATACTCGCTCAAGATGGTGTTTTCAGTTGTGCTACGGCTAGGGATGCTATAAGTCCTAAGAAGGCTAAAAATGATACCCTTAATACCATTTGGCACAA GAAGAGGTGCTCAGCCAGATTTAGCAAGATTAAAACTTCTTTCTCAAAAGTGATTTATGAGATTGTCTTTAATCTCAAAGTTGCTCTAAGAAAGGTTTTTAACTTTGTTCCACTAGAGGCAAACTGGAGGGACCTCTGTATTCTGATTGATGGCTATAAACCAAAGCTGAAATTCATCCATGTATGTTGGTTGAAGCCCCTTTCGATGGCTTTCAAACTAAATACTGATGGTATTTCGATGAGCAAAGATAACAAAGCAGGAGCGGGAGGCATTCTTAGAGATCATCAGGGGAGTATGGTGATGGCCTTCACTGTCTCCATGATATTCTGCTCTAATAATATGGCTGAAACTCAAACGTCTAACTTTGGACTTAAATGGTGTCAACAGAATAATGTTAGCAATCTGATTTTGGAGATAGACTCTAAATTAGTGGTAGATATGATTAATGGCACTTGTAAACCTACTTGGAAAATTCAGTATTGGATCACGGAGATACAGGAAAAAGTTAAGGCTCTCAAAGCTATAGTGACTCATTGCTACAGGGTGATCCAACTCTACCTCAGATTCTTTGGCAAAGTTTGGTGCCACTGA
- the LOC132629236 gene encoding E3 ubiquitin-protein ligase PUB23-like has product MDEIEVPPYFICPISLEMMKDPVTISTGITYDRENIEKWIFSSKNNTCPVTKLFLTSIELTPNITLRRLIQSWCTLNASYGIERFPTPKPLVNKPQIIKLLKEAKSPEMQMKSLKTLRSIASESDANKRCMESAGAPGFLASIINISNEVSDEEGFTSTKEEALSLLYQLKLSEHGLRSLIASGNKEFIESLTRVMQCGSYESRAYAMMLMKDMFEASTPTPILGLKQEFFTQVVQVLRDEISQKATKASLQVLVQACPWGRNRVKAAEAGAIRVLVDLLLDSSEKRACELMLILLDQICQSAEGRAELLKHAGGLAIVSKKILRVSKAGSERAIKILHSISKFSATPSVVQEMLSLGVVAKLCLVLQVDCGSKAKDRAREILKLHAKAWRSSPCVPMNLKSSYPF; this is encoded by the coding sequence ATGGATGAAATTGAAGTACCTCCTTATTTCATTTGCCCGATTTCTCTAGAGATGATGAAAGACCCCGTCACAATCTCAACCGGTATAACATATGATCGAGAAAACATCGAGAAATGGATATTCTCCTCCAAGAATAACACTTGTCCGGTTACAAAGCTGTTCCTTACAAGCATAGAATTGACACCAAACATCACTCTTCGGCGATTAATACAATCGTGGTGTACTCTCAACGCGTCCTATGGCATCGAAAGGTTCCCTACCCCGAAGCCTCTAGTCAACAAACCCCAGATCATAAAGCTCCTCAAAGAAGCAAAATCGCCTGAAATGCAAATGAAATCTCTCAAAACCCTAAGATCCATCGCTTCTGAGAGCGACGCTAACAAACGCTGCATGGAATCCGCGGGGGCACCAGGGTTCTTAGCTTCTATTATAAATATTTCGAATGAAGTTTCAGACGAAGAGGGTTTCACAAGTACTAAAGAAGAAGCGCTAAGCCTCCTCTACCAACTCAAATTATCTGAACATGGATTGAGGTCACTCATCGCGAGTGGAAACAAGGAATTCATCGAGTCATTGACACGTGTCATGCAATGCGGAAGCTACGAGTCTAGGGCTTACGCGATGATGTTAATGAAAGACATGTTCGAAGCATCCACACCAACTCCAATTTTGGGTTTGAAGCAAGAATTCTTCACCCAAGTGGTTCAAGTCTTAAGGGATGAGATCTCTCAAAAGGCGACAAAAGCATCGTTGCAAGTGCTCGTGCAGGCATGTCCATGGGGGAGGAACAGAGTGAAAGCAGCAGAGGCAGGAGCAATTAGGGTTTTAGTGGATCTTTTGCTCGATTCATCGGAGAAGAGGGCTTGTGAATTGATGCTAATTTTGTTGGATCAAATTTGTCAGAGTGCAGAAGGGAGAGCTGAGCTATTGAAGCATGCCGGAGGATTAGCCATTGTTTCCAAGAAAATACTTAGGGTTTCTAAAGCGGGGAGTGAAAGGGCTATCAAGATTTTGCATTCAATCTCAAAGTTTTCAGCAACACCAAGTGTTGTTCAAGAGATGTTGAGTTTGGGTGTGGTGGCAAAGCTTTGTTTGGTGCTTCAAGTTGATTGTGGAAGTAAGGCTAAGGATAGAGCTAGAGAAATTCTCAAATTGCATGCTAAGGCGTGGAGGAGTTCTCCTTGTGTACCTATGAATTTAAAATCTTCGTATCCGTTTTAG